The window GGTGTTCCTGGGGTCCCTGGTGGCAGGGGGTGCTGAGTCCCAGGGTCGTGGGCTCTGTGGAGGGCACTCGGGGTGCCCAGGGGGTGCTGACGTGGGGGCACATCTCGCAGGCATCTCGCAGGTGGTGAAGGAGCACGTGACGAAGCCGACGGCCATGGCGCAGGGCCGTGTCGCCCACCTCATCGAATGGAAGGGCTGGTGCAAGCCAGTGGAGTCGCCCGCCGCCCTGGAGAGCGCCTTCAGCTCCTACTGCCACCTGAGCGAGGGCGAGCAGGAGGCGCGCTTTGCCGCTGGTGGGCACCGTGTGGGTCACTGCTGCGGGCACGCTCCCCCACCGCGGCCAGGCCAAGGGCAGGGGTGGTGGGACGGGTTGTCCCtatccatccctccatccctccatcagTGCCATGACATGGTGGGCATGGaggcactggggcagggggattTTGGGGGCACCTCCTGGTGCACGCATGACCCGTGCCTGTCCCGTGCCAGGCGTGGCGGAGCAGTTTGCCATCGCCGAGGCCAAGTTGCGAGCCTGGTCCTCAGTGGATGGAGATGACTCCAACGATGAGTCCTACGATGAGGACTTCATGCCCTCCACGGAGAGCTCCCAGCCTACTGGTAAGCGCCATGGGGAGCAGTCACCCGCCGGGTGGGCAAGGTGTCCTGCCGCTGGTGCCAGGGGCTGAAGGAGTGGGGTGCCCCATGCCCAGCTGCATTCCTCACCCCCTTACGTGTAGTTCCCCTGCCTGGCACCATGGCAAGCGGTGCCCGTGCCGGGGAAGCCCTGCAAGGCAGTACCCTCCCCCGTGCCAGggcatgttttgcttttcctttgatgGTTACCGGTGCCACGCACACAGCAATTTGTGGGCAAAGGGGGCACGGTGCCTGGCACGGGGCTGCTCCCATCCTGCACAGGGCGGGGGGCAGCTGGCAGCCCCTGGTGCCGTCAGCCCTGGACTGACCCCAGGCATCCTGGTTCCCCGCAGATCTGCCCGGCGTGGTGCCCGCCAGCACGCTGCTGCGAGACCTGCTGCAGGGCCACCTGTGCCAGCTGGGTGTGCGGCACGGCTCCTGCGAGCCCGAGAGCGACTCCTCGCACACCCTCTCCCCCGAGaccctctgctccagcctctgcagcctggagatgGTGTCCCCCTCCGAACTCACTGCCAAACTGCTGGGCTCCCTGGGGGGCgaggacctgctgctgcccaagcTGCCCCCCCCGGCCAGCCAAAGTGCCTTGCGGAGCCTGGCACGGCTCCGGTGCCAGGACTCCCTCTACTCCGTGTCCTACGCCGAAGCCTGCCTCTCGCCCGCCGAGGACGAGGTGGTGCTGAGCAAGGACTTCCCGCTCCGCCGGAAAGTCTCCGACGTCGCCTCCTCTGGGGTGGCATcgttggaggaggaggaggaggaggacgaagAGCCCTGATGCCCCCCTGGGGTGCCCTGCCTCTCCTGGTGGGGGTCCAGCCCCCCCACCGCTGCCCTCCGGCCGGACCCCACGCTGGGCAAGGGACAGGCCCTCCCGCTGCTCCCCCTCACTAGCCGGGCGCagggggggctcggggggccACTGGCCAGTGTGCCCCCGCCGTGACCCGGCCCCGCTTGGCCACATCGTTGCCCTCTTGGATTTTTGCATGAGAGTGGGGAAGGGGCATGGGGAAGGGCTTGGGGAGGTCCTGCCCCCATGCCCACATGTGCCCCCCAAAACTGATGGGACTGAGTCAGTGGGGCTGGTTGTTCGCATGTTCCCACCCAAACCACCCTGGGGTCCCCTTTCTGGCAcgggcccccccccctttggCATGGCTAAACCTCTCCAAGTATCCTACAGTGCCCCTGCCCCAGGCCAGGCATCCTCGGCTCAGGGCAGCGGGGGGAAtttggggagcggggggctTTTCTCGTCTCTCCCCTGCCGGCTTTTATTGGACCGAGTTTTATACTGTGAACTGCTGCCGCGGGGCGTGGGGCCTgcgaggggtgctggggggtgccgGGAGGTGCCGGGGGGGCCGCGGATGTGCCACGGTGCCGGGGCTTTCTATActtttgtatgtgtgtggggCTGTCATGGGGAGACGACGGGGCCAGGCGGGGGCTAGGTGGGCACAGGCTTTGGGCCACCAGTGACAGCACCCCCAAGCCAGCCCCATGGTGAGGGGCTCAGCCTGGCCAGGGCCCCCCGAATCTGCCATGGGGCAATGTGGGGTGCAGAGAGGTGGGAGGCGGCAGGTCCCTGGACCTGCATCCCTGTCCCCGAGTCACTCACCCCTAGCAGGGAACCAAGTGCCTACATGAAGGGTGACCAGTCCCCCCGTCCTGGCCGGGGGTGACACCCCAGCTTGGGGGCCCCTCAGGGCCATGCTGGGGGTCCGGGCACGCCATTTGGGGGAGGAATGCCAGTTTTTGCCAACGCTTGCGCCCCCCTTCCCGCATGGCATGTGTTCTCGTGGGGCCACTCGCCCACTGCatgctgctcctcacccagcCCGGCCACAGCCCCCCTGGCTccgcaccccggggtgccctgAGCACCCACTATGCCCCTGCTCCCGCACCTCCCAGCACCCTCCATCAGCCTCAGCCGGACACAGCAtctgtcccccctccccatcatTGGGTGCCCGGTGTGGGGCtggctcccctctccctgcatgGCCAAGCTGtgtgggggtgcagggaccaGCAGGCCTGACGCCACACAGATGGGCTGCTGCCGCCCACCACCGTCCCCTTTCCAGGGACAGCAGATGCCCCCCACGGCACTGGGACTGGCTGGGGGTGGGGTACAGGGTGCCTGCAGGAGTGTGTGTGGGGGCTTTGCTCtgcgtgcgtgtgcgtgtgtgtgtacgCACAGCTGGGAGTGTACGTGCATGTGCACGTGTGTGCATATCCGCGGGAGCTGCCCGAGCCCCTCGCCTCGCTGCAGCGGTACCCGTGGGGTACCCACGGGGTGCccacaccccagcaccccctcctCCATCCCGCCAGGTCTCAAATAAAGTCCATCGTGCGAGCGCTGTGCCGGGCGCCTCTTCTTGCAGGTGGGGGGCACCTCCTccccagggggctgggggtggtggtggcagcggcatgtgtccccccccaccttccCACAGGGTGACAGCGAGGCTTCGGTCCTTATCTTGCATTCCTGGGGCCGGGGTGCCTAATTATGGGCATCTGGCGGTGGCGGTGGTGGCAGGCGGCCGTCCCTCTCCCTGTGGCCGGGGGCGCGGGCGGCAGGCGCCATGACCTCGCTCGGCTCAGCCGCTGCGTACTGCGCCGAGCGCATCGGTGCCTACGGCCAAGGCCATGGTGAACCGCGCTTCGAGGGCGACCGGCGGCACGGCCCCTTTGGGGTGCGGGCACACGAGGCCTTCGGGTACCCAGGTACTGGGGATGGGGGAGTGGGGGGTCCCTGTCACCCCAGGGAGGGCCCCCCCCCAGGGGTTATccagctgccctgtgcctgggcagggtaTGGGACCTGCCCAGCACAGaccagggggctgggggagccccgAGTGCCCCCCAAGTGCCCCATGGCTCTCTGGACTGTCCTCCAACCCTCTCCCGCCCAGGTCCCTTTGtgccccccctctgccccagtCCCCGGTATCCCCAGTGTCCCTGCTGTCCCTAGGCCCACCgtgcccccagctcccccctccccacaccctTCTGAGCCTCCCGGTGTCCCCAGACCCCTCCATGTCCCTTCCTGCCCCTCCCAGACCTTCCTGGCTGTCCTTCTGTCCTCAGACTCCCCGTACCCCCCTCCCCTCAGCGTCCCCTGTAACCCCCCACTATCCTGCACGCCCCCGAGTCCCCCAGtaaccccagcccccccaacccACTACCCTAGACTTTCCTAGCCATCCCATGTGTCCCCAGCCTCCTGCGCCAttcccctgctgtccccaggtcGTCCAGtgcccccagacccccccagtacctcctgctccccccagacccccacccCGGACCACCCAGTACCCCTATAACCCTGGGGCCCCCAGTTCCCACTGcaaccccacagcacccccaaTGTCTCCAAACATTGCCACCTGCTACCCCTAGCCCCccctcccagtgtccccagcctctcctgcaccccacccccccagtgTCCCAGCCCCTGGGCACCGTGCCCCCACGCCCCTGTGCCTGGCAGCCCCCCAATGCCCGCAGGGTCCCCGGGCGCCATGTgcccctgcagcctgggcacctGGGTGCATGCCCAGGGTGACACCTACCAGGTGGTGGCCGACGTCAGCCAGTTCGAGCCCCCCGACATCGTGGTGACCACCTCCAACTGCCACGTCTCCATCCAGGCCGAGAAGGTGAGGCACCCCGGGGGTACCATCCCCCTCCCTGGCCCTGGAGCAATGGGGGTTCTGGCCCACAGCACCCCCTCCTGCAGGGGGTAACTGGGAATGGCTGCTGCTGGTACTGGCGTAACTGGGAGCTGTCCCCCCGGTGATGGGACAAGTAGCTCCTGCTCCACTGTACCTTTCCTGCACTGGGATAACTGGGAACCGCCCTTGCTGGCACTGGGATAACTGGGAATGGCCCCTGCGAGCACTGGGGTAACTGGGAGCTGTCCTCACTGGGCATGGGGCAACTGGGAACTGCTGCCCTGTTGCATTCTCCGCTGGTGGGGAGTAACTGGGAACAGTCCCTGCTGGCACTGGGCTAACTGGAAATTACCTCACCCCCCAGGACTGAGACAAGTaggagctgctctctgctggcAATGGGGTAGCTGGGAATTGCTGCTGAGGCACTGGGTAACTGGGAACTACCCTGCTGAGCTCCCTGCTGGAGCTGGGTCAACTGGGAGCTGCCCCATCACTAGCACTGGGGTAACTGGGAACGTGCCATGTGCTGCTGTgcggtgctgtgccgtgcctcACCATGCCGGTGCTGCCTCCCCGCAGGTGGCTGAGGATGGCACCATCTGTGACACCTTCACCCACAAGTGCCGGCTGCCCGAGGACACGGACCCGCTGTCGGTGAGCTGCACCCTCACCGAGACCGGCATGCTGGTCATCACTGCCCGGCGCCGCGCCGGTGCCCGCCCTGGCGAGCCCCCGCAGCCGCTGTACCGCAGCGAGGCCACGCTGTGACCGGGCACCGGGTAAAGAAAGGCGTCTGGCCCCAAGTGACGCCAACCCCGGTGCCGTGGTGAGGCTGGGCCAGTGCCCGCTGGCTGtgccccttccccacctccgGCCCCTCGGCACTCTGGCTCTGTTTATAAagtcattttattaaattaatataaaaatctcTGTATTTACACGGGGGTGTGGCACACAGTGAAGAGGCAGCAggaccccccccttccccgccaTGAGgcgctggggaggggagcagtgCCCACCCGTGTCCCGGTGGGCACCCTGACCTGATGCCCCTCTGCCCCATGTGCCACCCTGAGCAGGGACATCGGGATGCCCatgggtgggagggggggtgAGGGCGGTGGCTGTGCCAGGGGGCACCGGgtctgggggcgggggggcagagGTAGCAAAGTGGGAAGCCCCAAGGGCTGACAGGGAGGCGGGGTGGGGCACAGGTAggctggggggcacctggccagccccagcacagggcGGGGGCAGCAGCACTGGATTGAGGGTGCCCACCCCTCTGCTGAGCCTGGCACAGGGGGGCACAGGGCAGGCACCCCCAGTACCCACCGCGGGGCCCCTGCAGCACCTGGGGACAtggtgtgggggggggacaccccatcTCACTGGCCCTTGGGGGTGTCATCGTCATTGTCGCCCCCGGGACTGGCCTCGCGGGGCATGGGGTGGTGCTGGTGGCGGTCCCAGAGCTGGTGCAGGGCGGTGGTGTCGGGCTCCCCGGCGCTGGCAGTGCTGTCGCGGAAGCTGGCGAGCGGCGGGCGCACCTTCACCCCCTTGGCTGTCAGTGAGCCCTCGATGGCCTTGCGCAGCTGCGGGCACCCCAAACCCATGGGCAGGTGGCTccgggtgccccccaccccgtcGTCTccaccccgctgcccccccgcTCACCTCCTTGAGGGACACCATGCCCACCAGGCGCCCGATGCTGGTGACGTACGCGTGGTCCAGCCCCAGCAGTGAGAAGACGGTGTGGGTCTGCAAGAAGAGGGAGGTGAGGTGGGGACCCGGGGGGCGGGTCTGAGGGGTGTCTGGGGTGGCATAGGCATACCTTGTGCAGTGAGGTGTGCTCCACCAGCTGGAAGGGCGCAGGGTCTATCTTGGCGCTGCTGAAGTCCACCAGTTggtccagctgctgctcctcccacTCCAGGATCTGGGGGGACATGCCGTGGGGCAGGACGAGGGGACACAGCCCCCCAGGGTGTCAGCGAAGGCCCCCCGCCCTCCCAGCGCTGTGGTAGCATTGCCCCCCCCTTGCCATGCCTTGGCACCCTGTTGGGATCTCCTGGGTCCCTGTGGGCAGGAGggtcctgcctgcccctgcccgcccctGCCCACTCCCTCACCTCGGCCGGGGTCATCTTGTCACCCAGATCCATCTCCTCCTGCAAAAGAGGCGAGCGTGAGTggcctggcagggcagcaggcagcattGCCTCAcgccagctgcaggcagggtgcaggcaaggcatgggcagggagtgagcaGGGTATAGGCCGCATGGCAGCACGTGGGCAGGTTGCGGGCAGGGCGCAGGTCACGTAATATGATTGGTTGAGAGGATATAGGTCACACCACGATTGGTCAAGGCATGACAAGCTGGGCTTGTGATTGGTGGAGAGAATACAGGCTGTGCCATGATTGGTTGAGCAAAGTGGGTACAAATCCCATGGCCGTGACTGGCCGAGAGGCTCCGGGTCACACTGCGATTTGCCAGGAAGGTTTGGGATTGGAGGATGTACACTGTGATTGGCTGAGCAGAATCGGGACATCTGAGATTGGCTGCACAGACACAGGCCAAACATGATTGGCCAAGCAGAATCTTGCTAGGTCCCTGATTGGTTGATAGAATCCATGCTGGGCTCTGATTGGCTGAGAGGAGCCATGCCCAGCCTGTGATTGGCCACAGCTTACCGTGATGGAAATGCGGACGTGTTTGGCCTTGCGATAGGCCGTGCCCTGGGCCTGGCACCACGTGGGGAGAGACAGCGGCGTTAGGGCATGGCGCAGTGGTGCcatgggcagggcagggcagggcaggacagggcagggcagggaagggaagggacaggcagggatgAGAAGGGATGGGCAGGGATAGGGTGAGAGCAGGCAGGAGTAGGAAAAGATGGGAAGGGATAGGCAGGGATGAGAAGGGATGGAAAGCAatgggcagggatgggcaggaaggggcagggacaggcagggatgggcaggagtggaaaggaggggagtgatggGAAAGGGTGACAGCAGGTGGAAAGGGCCAGGCAGGGTCAAACAGGGACAGGAAGGGCCAGGCAGGGCCGGGCGCTCACCTCGGTGGGCTCTGCGGCGGTGTTGGCACAGAAGAGGCTCTTGAGGGCAATGCCGGAGTGGTCGGCGGTgccggctgcaggcagggagggggtgtCAGTGGGGAAGTGCAggcaggggccgggggggctcaGACTGAGGACAGACTCACCCAGGGGGGTCTTGGCCACGCTGCTGGGCACCCGCTTCAGCGCCGGCTTCAGGGGCTTGCGGGGGGCAGTGTGGGTGGGGGCTCCCGAGGAGGCCTCCGTGCTGATCTGTGGGGGGACGGGGTGGTGGGACGCGGGGGCACCCTGTCTGGGCATCCCCCAAGGCAGCCGCCCCCCCTCACCTGGAAGCGGATGCTGGCGTCGGAGAGTCGGTGCCCCTCCTCGGCCAGGGCCTTCTGCCGCAGGGCCTGGAGCCGGCGCTGGGGGCTGAGCTGGTGGCTGAGCAGGGCCCCCACCTGTGCCCGCTCGATGGAGCCCAGCAGGATCATGGACTCTGCCGGCGGCAGCGAGGGACCACGTTGGCTCCCGACACCCCATtcgccaccccccaccccccatcccaGCCGGGGTGGGCGCTGGTGCAGCGCCCTGCCCGCATCTCACCAGCCGACTCCACCAGCGGTAGGTTCTTCATCTTGGTGCTCTGCAGGACGTGCTGTAGGTCCCGGTACTTGCAGTTGAGGGTGACGTAGCGGATGTCCCGTATCATGATGTCCTCCACCCGCACGTTGTATTTCCTGCCCAGGGTGGGTAATGGTGGCCTCAGGGTGATGCCACCCCCTCCCCTTGTACCTGGCGGGGGGCttggggacagggcaggggacACACACTCACTcgtggtggccccagcccagctcggGGAGGTAGGGCAGCTTCTTGATGCGGATGATGCTGTCGTAGAGGGAGGGC of the Grus americana isolate bGruAme1 chromosome 9, bGruAme1.mat, whole genome shotgun sequence genome contains:
- the FAM131A gene encoding protein FAM131A; translated protein: MGCIGSKTTIVAVDTTLCVEWKEVKALSPLSATRPLPRLARQASFDSQDFLQVNVEDTVEMLPKSRRALTIQEIAALARSSLHGISQVVKEHVTKPTAMAQGRVAHLIEWKGWCKPVESPAALESAFSSYCHLSEGEQEARFAAGVAEQFAIAEAKLRAWSSVDGDDSNDESYDEDFMPSTESSQPTDLPGVVPASTLLRDLLQGHLCQLGVRHGSCEPESDSSHTLSPETLCSSLCSLEMVSPSELTAKLLGSLGGEDLLLPKLPPPASQSALRSLARLRCQDSLYSVSYAEACLSPAEDEVVLSKDFPLRRKVSDVASSGVASLEEEEEEDEEP
- the LOC129210203 gene encoding heat shock protein beta-7-like, which produces MTSLGSAAAYCAERIGAYGQGHGEPRFEGDRRHGPFGVRAHEAFGYPGSPGAMCPCSLGTWVHAQGDTYQVVADVSQFEPPDIVVTTSNCHVSIQAEKVAEDGTICDTFTHKCRLPEDTDPLSVSCTLTETGMLVITARRRAGARPGEPPQPLYRSEATL